In a genomic window of Erigeron canadensis isolate Cc75 chromosome 5, C_canadensis_v1, whole genome shotgun sequence:
- the LOC122599266 gene encoding protein LSD1-like isoform X1 has translation MPVPLAPYPSPPIPFTPPAAGTESQLVCSGCRNLLLYPIGATSVCCAVCNTVTGVPPPGTEMAQLVCGGCHTLLMYIRGAASVQCSCCHTINLALEGNQVAHVNCGNCRMLLMYPYGARSVKCAVCQFITSIGATPSNIEQKLVA, from the exons ATGCCAGTTCCTTTAGCTCCATATCCAAGTCCTCCAATACCATTTACACCCCCTGCAGCTG GTACAGAAAGCCAACTAGTGTGTTCAGGATGTCGAAATCTTCTGCTTTATCCGATCGGAGCAACCTCGGTTTGCTGTGCTGTTTGCAATACTGTCACAGGTGTTCCTCCTCCTG GTACTGAAATGGCACAATTGGTGTGTGGAGGTTGCCACACTTTACTAATGTACATTCGTGGGGCCGCAAGTGTACAATGCTCGTGTTGTCATACCATAAATTTGGCCTTAGAGG GAAATCAAGTAGCACATGTGAATTGCGGAAATTGTAGGATGCTATTGATGTACCCTTATGGTGCACGATCTGTGAAATGTGCCGTGTGCCAATTCATCACGTCTATTGGG GCGACGCCAAGCAACATAGAACAAAAGCTTGTCGCTTAA
- the LOC122599266 gene encoding protein LSD1-like isoform X2: MPVPLAPYPSPPIPFTPPAAGTESQLVCSGCRNLLLYPIGATSVCCAVCNTVTGTEMAQLVCGGCHTLLMYIRGAASVQCSCCHTINLALEGNQVAHVNCGNCRMLLMYPYGARSVKCAVCQFITSIGATPSNIEQKLVA, translated from the exons ATGCCAGTTCCTTTAGCTCCATATCCAAGTCCTCCAATACCATTTACACCCCCTGCAGCTG GTACAGAAAGCCAACTAGTGTGTTCAGGATGTCGAAATCTTCTGCTTTATCCGATCGGAGCAACCTCGGTTTGCTGTGCTGTTTGCAATACTGTCACAG GTACTGAAATGGCACAATTGGTGTGTGGAGGTTGCCACACTTTACTAATGTACATTCGTGGGGCCGCAAGTGTACAATGCTCGTGTTGTCATACCATAAATTTGGCCTTAGAGG GAAATCAAGTAGCACATGTGAATTGCGGAAATTGTAGGATGCTATTGATGTACCCTTATGGTGCACGATCTGTGAAATGTGCCGTGTGCCAATTCATCACGTCTATTGGG GCGACGCCAAGCAACATAGAACAAAAGCTTGTCGCTTAA
- the LOC122601740 gene encoding uncharacterized protein LOC122601740, producing the protein MAHYAIQQDVCYTAFSSRTYTRRDDRGESHNRLFRDYFAEEPKFNETFFRKRFRMSRRLFVKIVSDLENNFSFFKRKIDARGRWGFLALQRCTSAVRQLGYDSNPDSLDDYLNMSERSSRETLNAFCDGVIKLYRHEYLRRPTRTDTQRILDHHASYHGFPGMLGSLDCINWAWDNCLVAWRGQYTRGDHHGPTISLEAVASQDCWIWHTYFGVAGSNNDINVLNQSPLFNPFEDGTTPLVPFTVNGTEYRYPYYLVNGIYPLYAMFVKTIQHPTGEKRIRYAKAQEAARKDVERAFDEDHAISPDYIPDPPVAPQPSDERLFEIQNPNVYDESRSQKFVLQLLTVVIF; encoded by the exons ATGGCGCATTATGCGATTCAACAAGATGTTTGCTATACTGCCTTCTCTTCAAGAACGTATACAAGACGGGACGATCGTGGTGAGTCTCACAACCGTCTTTTTCGAGATTACTTTGCCGAGGAACCGAaatttaatgagactttttttagaaAACGGTTTCGTATGAGTAGACGGTTGTTTGTGAAGATAGTTTcagatttggaaaacaattttagtttttttaagagGAAGATCGACGCGCGTGGTAGATGGGGGTTTTTGGCTTTACAGAGATGCACATCTGCAGTTCGCCAGTTAGGCTATGATAGTAATCCCGATAGTTTAGATGATTACCTAAATATGTCAGAAAGATCGTCACGTGAAACCCTTAATGCTTTTTGTGATGGAGTCATTAAGTTATATCGGCATGAATACTTGCGTAGGCCAACGCGTACTGATACGCAACgcattcttgatcatcatgcgTCTTACCATGGTTTCCCCGGCATGTTAG GGAGTCTTGATTGTATAAACTGGGCTTGGGATAATTGTCTAGTAGCTTGGCGTGGTCAGTACACGCGAGGTGACCATCACGGGCCGACGATATCGCTTGAAGCAGTTGCTTCACAGGATTGTTGGATTTGGCACACATACTTTGGTGTTgccggttcaaacaacgacattaatgtgttgaaccaatctcctTTGTTCAACCCTTTTGAAGACGGCACAACACCGTTGGTTCCTTTCACTGTAAATGGAACCGAATATCGGTACCCGTATTATCTAGTGAATGGGATCTACCCATTATATGCGATGTTTGTGAAAACGATACAGCATCCAACCGGTGAGAAAAGGATTCGGTATGCTAAGGCACAGGAGGCTGCAAGGAAGGACGTGGAGCGAGCTTTtg atgAGGATCACGCTATAAGTCCTGATTACATTCCAGATCCCCCTGTTGCGCCACAGCCATCGGATGAACGACTGTTTGAGATACAGAACCCAAAC GTGTATGATGAGAGTAGAAGTCAAAAGTTTGTACTCCAACTTTTGACAGTAGTAATTTTTTGA
- the LOC122599576 gene encoding ferredoxin C 2, chloroplastic, translated as MDLQTPCNIFYNRNPLLTLRTFPSKNTLKCRSNTASSELQASPEVPRFSVASSAPSHKVTVHDRQRDVVHEFYVPEDQYILHTAEAQDISLPFACRHGCCTSCAVRIKSGQLRQPEALGISAELKAKGYALLCVGFPTSDIEVETQDEDEVYWLQFGRYFARGPIERDDYALELAMGDE; from the exons ATGGACCTTCAGACACCGTGCAACATATTCTACAACCGGAACCCATTACTTACCCTGCGAACCTTTCCATccaaaaacacattaaaatgcCGCAGCAATACGGCGTCGTCGGAGCTCCAAGCTTCACCGGAAGTACCTCGCTTTTCCGTCGCTTCGTCTGCCCCTTCCCATAAAGTCACCGTTCATGATAGACAACGTGACGTTGTTCACGAATTCTATGTTCCTGAG GatcaatatatattacatacaGCTGAAGCACAAGACATATCACTGCCATTTGCTTGCAGGCACG GTTGTTGTACTAGTTGTGCTGTCCGGATAAAGTCTGGACAACTTAGACAGCCAGAAGCATTAGGGATATCCGCAGAGTTGAAAGCTAAG GGTTATGCTCTCCTTTGTGTTGGTTTCCCGACTTCTGATATTGAAGTTGAAACACAAGATGAGGATGAG GTATACTGGCTTCAATTTGGACGATATTTTGCTCGAGGACCTATT GAAAGGGATGACTATGCGCTGGAACTAGCCATGGGTGACGAGTAA